In Rothia mucilaginosa, one genomic interval encodes:
- the infC gene encoding translation initiation factor IF-3 translates to MPATDSIHGETHRAQELVISEPRINDRIRVPEVRLVGPGGEQVGVVPLKDALRLAEDAELDLVEVAPNAKPPVCKLMDYGKYKYEAAIKARESRKKQANAVLKEIRFRLKIDTHDYETKVGHARRFLSGGDKVKAMIQFRGREQQRPEMGVRLLERLAAELAEVSTVESRPRQDGRNMVMVLAPLRGKAEARREQGAGGRKGRERIDTTKAKPVTNSLADAMPAELKAQASAE, encoded by the coding sequence GTGCCCGCAACGGATAGTATTCACGGGGAAACCCACAGAGCACAGGAGCTAGTCATTAGCGAACCACGCATTAACGATCGTATCCGCGTTCCCGAGGTCCGTCTTGTCGGTCCCGGTGGCGAGCAGGTAGGCGTTGTCCCTCTGAAGGACGCTCTGCGTCTGGCTGAGGACGCCGAACTCGACCTGGTCGAGGTTGCCCCGAACGCGAAGCCGCCCGTGTGCAAGCTCATGGATTACGGTAAGTACAAGTACGAAGCCGCAATCAAGGCTCGTGAATCCCGCAAGAAGCAGGCTAATGCCGTTCTGAAGGAGATCCGTTTCCGCCTGAAGATTGATACCCACGACTACGAAACCAAGGTTGGACACGCTCGTCGTTTCCTTTCCGGTGGTGACAAGGTCAAGGCAATGATTCAGTTCCGTGGTCGTGAGCAGCAGCGCCCCGAGATGGGTGTGCGTCTGCTGGAGCGTCTGGCGGCTGAGCTGGCTGAGGTGAGCACCGTTGAGTCTCGCCCCCGTCAGGATGGCCGCAACATGGTGATGGTTCTGGCTCCGCTTCGCGGTAAGGCAGAGGCTCGCCGTGAGCAGGGCGCCGGCGGTCGCAAGGGTCGCGAGCGTATTGACACGACCAAGGCGAAGCCCGTAACTAATTCTCTGGCAGACGCTATGCCTGCCGAGTTGAAGGCACAGGCTTCCGCCGAGTAG
- a CDS encoding imidazole glycerol phosphate synthase codes for MPVPVEPTPVKTESAQSAQTARPVVAVLGEPGTRGALVKLLQDAGADVILTAVPDQLREADGMVVTGGASSLEAYEDLKAKDAERVIGRRVAGGRPVLVAGAALSCLFDSVTVKHPQMGQIQVQCMGEWPGESVELSTRDLVPGASVLRSSSDSALLKGLEGEAQFKSEHGVFEWAFDQSIEYIAPPAVTWTVTEPAYIAAVENGPLTAVQFCPVGSGELGAEFLRRWVASLAVTGRLSLSSESLSSEGSAAAHAGGN; via the coding sequence ATGCCTGTTCCCGTTGAACCCACACCCGTCAAAACTGAATCTGCACAGAGTGCTCAGACTGCTCGTCCTGTGGTTGCCGTTTTGGGGGAACCCGGAACTCGTGGTGCCCTGGTGAAGCTTCTTCAGGATGCGGGGGCGGACGTTATCTTGACCGCTGTGCCCGATCAGTTGCGTGAGGCTGACGGCATGGTGGTGACCGGCGGTGCGAGCTCTCTTGAAGCGTACGAAGACCTGAAAGCTAAGGACGCTGAGCGCGTGATTGGTCGCCGTGTGGCTGGCGGTCGTCCGGTGTTGGTTGCCGGTGCAGCGTTGAGCTGCCTCTTCGACTCGGTGACGGTGAAGCATCCGCAGATGGGGCAGATTCAGGTGCAGTGCATGGGGGAGTGGCCCGGCGAGAGCGTGGAGCTTTCTACCCGCGACCTGGTGCCCGGTGCTTCTGTCCTTCGTTCTTCCTCCGATAGTGCGCTGCTCAAGGGTCTTGAGGGTGAGGCTCAGTTCAAATCTGAGCACGGCGTTTTTGAGTGGGCTTTTGATCAGAGCATTGAATATATTGCCCCGCCGGCGGTGACGTGGACTGTCACCGAGCCTGCCTATATTGCGGCGGTTGAGAACGGCCCGCTGACGGCGGTGCAGTTCTGCCCGGTGGGATCTGGTGAGCTGGGTGCGGAGTTTCTTCGTCGCTGGGTTGCGTCCCTGGCGGTGACTGGTCGCCTCTCGCTATCCTCTGAATCTCTGTCCTCTGAGGGCTCCGCTGCTGCTCATGCGGGAGGTAACTAA
- the dapF gene encoding diaminopimelate epimerase, with protein MSENPSIWGELAGLTLTKGHGTGNDFIFLTDENAEIALTPELVARACDRHFGIGADGFIRAARSTASRAGQKLLEEHPDAVWFMDYRNGDGSVAEMCGNGVRAFVEYLRTEGLIELEVGETVKIGTRAGVKTVARTEDGYAIDMGPWSFIHGDAAREGGEDCLVSARGLKTPRAGLSISMGNPHTVVMLGSDGKLDGLDLHSLPQVNPAPVNGTNVEFVVPVDLDVESGAHVGAIRMRVHERGVGETLSCGTGACAAAAATRFWGGEEAPDEWLVHVPGGTLAVTFVLGPDDLEHVVLAGPAQMVATVVLR; from the coding sequence ATGAGCGAGAACCCTTCCATCTGGGGCGAGCTGGCAGGCCTGACCCTCACCAAGGGTCACGGCACCGGTAACGACTTCATCTTTCTGACGGACGAGAACGCAGAAATTGCCCTCACCCCCGAGTTGGTAGCCCGCGCCTGCGACCGCCACTTCGGCATTGGTGCGGACGGCTTCATTCGTGCTGCCCGCAGCACCGCCTCCCGCGCGGGTCAGAAGCTGCTCGAGGAGCACCCGGACGCTGTCTGGTTCATGGATTACCGCAACGGTGACGGCTCTGTCGCTGAAATGTGCGGCAACGGTGTACGTGCGTTCGTGGAGTACCTGCGCACTGAGGGCCTGATTGAGCTTGAGGTGGGCGAGACCGTCAAGATTGGTACCCGTGCGGGCGTGAAGACTGTGGCGCGCACCGAAGATGGTTACGCGATTGATATGGGTCCGTGGAGCTTCATTCACGGTGACGCTGCCCGCGAGGGGGGCGAGGACTGCCTGGTGTCTGCTCGCGGCCTGAAGACTCCGCGCGCTGGCCTGTCCATTTCGATGGGTAACCCGCACACCGTGGTGATGCTCGGCTCCGACGGTAAGCTGGACGGCCTGGACCTGCACAGCCTGCCTCAGGTGAACCCCGCTCCGGTCAACGGTACGAACGTTGAGTTTGTGGTGCCGGTCGACCTGGACGTTGAGAGCGGTGCGCATGTGGGTGCTATCCGTATGCGCGTGCACGAACGCGGCGTGGGTGAGACTCTGTCCTGCGGTACCGGCGCGTGTGCGGCGGCTGCGGCGACTCGTTTCTGGGGCGGCGAGGAAGCACCTGATGAGTGGCTGGTGCATGTACCCGGCGGTACCCTCGCGGTGACTTTCGTGCTGGGTCCGGACGACCTGGAGCATGTTGTTCTGGCTGGTCCGGCGCAGATGGTTGCGACCGTCGTGCTGCGATAG
- the rpmI gene encoding 50S ribosomal protein L35 — protein MPKQKTHSGAKKRFKLTGSGKVKRQQANRRHYLEHKSSRLTRRLASDQIVTGGQAKVVKKMLGK, from the coding sequence ATGCCGAAGCAGAAGACCCACTCTGGTGCTAAGAAGCGCTTCAAGCTCACCGGTAGCGGCAAGGTTAAGCGCCAGCAGGCGAACCGTCGCCACTACCTGGAGCACAAGTCCTCTCGTCTGACCCGTCGTCTGGCTTCTGACCAGATCGTTACCGGCGGCCAGGCAAAGGTTGTCAAGAAGATGCTGGGTAAGTAA
- a CDS encoding ATP-dependent DNA helicase, which yields MSVTESINAPKNAPGTVPGPATDGTRFTGQELETLPGAKDALTLLDEAVAATGGQNRAGQRTMVAHVAQALELQRHLLVQAGTGTGKSLGYLVPALARVGESDQPIVVATATLALQAQIVNRDIPRLLQALEPRPESQAQVALLKGRNNYLCLHKLEGGYPEDEPDALFDMPSSTSRVGEEVVRLREWADRTETGDRDELKPGVSDRAWAQVSVSAAECLGRRCPLVEECFSEMARSRAAEADIVITNHALLAINAFEGMKVLPEHETVIIDEAHELVDRVTGAVSGSLTVAMVRRAARSVKKHSKADSGALEMAAGTLETAFEGLAEGLLKGLDGRLLTAISAVNDAARTALSDTKPDGQDVDAGLQMARSRVSEVHDMSSRILEASGEQDVLWISRQGGWENGRYVAASDTDPATLNIAPLSVGLQLRDGLFADRTVILTSATLTVGDSFDVAAGALGLQGEGAPRWTSIDVGSPFDYRKQGIMYVAGDLKPPGFGVHEGQLERLRELCEASEGGALGLFSSKRAAERAAEYMREHSDLNILLQGESSLKALVEEFSEDIDSCLFGTMSLWQGVDVPGDSCRLVVMDRIPFPRPDDPIAQARTEAVNRHRGNGFMAVSAHHAAIRMAQGAGRLIRSVSDRGVVAVLDSRVATKRYGGFLMKAMPPMWSTQNKAAVIGALARLSASIER from the coding sequence ATGAGCGTGACCGAGAGCATCAACGCGCCCAAAAACGCCCCCGGAACCGTACCCGGACCGGCAACCGACGGCACCCGATTCACCGGGCAGGAGCTTGAGACCCTGCCCGGTGCGAAGGATGCCCTGACTCTGTTGGACGAGGCGGTTGCCGCCACCGGCGGTCAGAACCGTGCCGGTCAGCGCACCATGGTGGCGCATGTGGCGCAGGCTCTTGAACTTCAGCGTCATCTGCTGGTGCAGGCGGGTACCGGTACCGGTAAGTCCCTGGGCTACCTGGTTCCTGCCCTGGCGCGGGTGGGGGAGTCGGACCAGCCGATTGTGGTTGCGACGGCGACCCTCGCCCTGCAGGCGCAGATCGTGAACCGCGATATTCCGCGTCTTCTGCAAGCGCTGGAGCCGCGCCCGGAGTCGCAGGCGCAGGTGGCTCTGCTCAAGGGCCGCAATAACTACCTCTGCCTGCACAAGCTGGAGGGCGGCTACCCGGAAGACGAACCGGATGCTCTCTTTGACATGCCTTCTTCGACCTCCCGCGTGGGTGAGGAAGTGGTGCGCCTACGCGAGTGGGCTGACCGCACGGAGACCGGCGACCGTGACGAGTTGAAGCCCGGCGTCTCTGACCGCGCCTGGGCTCAGGTGTCGGTCAGTGCCGCTGAGTGTCTGGGCCGCCGCTGCCCGCTGGTGGAAGAGTGCTTTAGTGAGATGGCGCGTAGCCGTGCCGCTGAGGCTGACATTGTCATCACGAACCACGCCCTGCTGGCGATTAACGCTTTTGAAGGCATGAAGGTTCTGCCCGAGCATGAGACGGTCATTATTGATGAGGCTCATGAGTTGGTGGACCGCGTGACCGGCGCCGTGTCTGGTTCTTTGACGGTTGCGATGGTTCGCCGTGCGGCACGTAGCGTGAAGAAGCATTCGAAGGCTGATTCCGGCGCGCTGGAAATGGCAGCTGGCACCCTGGAGACCGCTTTCGAGGGTCTTGCCGAGGGCCTGCTGAAGGGCCTGGACGGTCGCCTTTTGACCGCTATTTCTGCGGTCAACGATGCCGCCCGCACTGCCCTGTCCGATACAAAACCGGACGGTCAGGACGTTGACGCCGGCCTGCAGATGGCGCGCTCGCGTGTCTCTGAGGTACACGATATGAGTAGCCGCATTCTGGAGGCTTCGGGCGAGCAGGACGTCCTGTGGATTTCTCGTCAGGGCGGCTGGGAGAACGGCCGCTATGTGGCTGCTTCCGACACCGACCCGGCGACCCTGAATATCGCTCCGTTGAGCGTTGGCCTGCAGCTGCGTGACGGCTTGTTCGCTGATCGCACCGTGATTCTGACGAGTGCGACCCTGACGGTGGGTGACTCTTTTGACGTTGCAGCCGGTGCCCTGGGACTGCAGGGTGAGGGCGCGCCGCGCTGGACGAGCATCGATGTGGGTTCGCCGTTCGACTACCGCAAGCAGGGCATCATGTATGTTGCCGGAGATTTGAAGCCTCCGGGATTTGGTGTGCACGAGGGTCAGCTGGAGCGTCTACGTGAGCTGTGCGAGGCGTCGGAGGGCGGCGCCCTGGGCCTGTTCTCTTCGAAGCGTGCCGCTGAGCGTGCCGCCGAGTACATGCGTGAGCATAGTGACCTGAACATTCTTCTACAGGGAGAGTCTTCGCTCAAGGCCCTGGTGGAGGAGTTCAGCGAGGACATCGACTCATGCCTGTTCGGAACGATGAGCCTATGGCAGGGCGTGGACGTTCCCGGCGACTCTTGCCGCCTGGTGGTGATGGACCGCATTCCGTTCCCGCGCCCGGATGACCCGATTGCGCAGGCTCGTACGGAGGCGGTGAACCGTCACCGCGGTAACGGCTTTATGGCGGTTTCTGCTCACCACGCGGCGATTCGTATGGCGCAGGGCGCGGGTCGCCTAATCCGTTCGGTGTCTGACCGCGGCGTGGTGGCTGTGCTGGATTCTCGTGTGGCGACTAAACGCTACGGCGGTTTCTTGATGAAGGCGATGCCGCCGATGTGGTCGACGCAGAATAAGGCAGCCGTCATTGGTGCACTGGCTCGTCTTTCAGCGAGTATTGAGCGTTAG
- the hflX gene encoding GTPase HflX, which translates to MNSKNTPVSDTEKLPSDEQLRRTVDRVLGRSQAAASVTTYDAAGTAHHSDNSSSTHGNNSRRVLDTRAREISDVQREHSEYDGDQEDLAERRALRRIANLSTELEDVTEVEYRQLRLERVVLAGLWTEGTVEDAENSLRELAALAETAGSEVLDGLVQRRLKPDPGTFLGSGKALELKDIVEATGADTVIVDSELAPSQRRALEDIVKVKVIDRTALILDIFAQHAKSREGKAQVELAQLEYMLPRLRGWGASLSRQAGGRAAAGEGIGSRGPGETKIEMDRRRLRARMAKLKREIAAMAPARETKRLNRRRNRVPSVAIAGYTNAGKSSLLNRLTDAGVLVENALFATLDPTVRKAQTPDGIGYTLSDTVGFVRSLPTQLVEAFRSTLEEVADADVILHVVDASHPDPEGQIRAVREVIAEVDARHIPEIIVLNKADAADPFVLERMRQREPEHVIVSARTGEGIEELKQKIADTIPRPSIEVKLLIPYSHGEIISRLHEWDAEIKSTDFVSDGTFVVALVREDVASELSEYVLEGDLLEVLEEELAEAHALAEATASVSEQASTAEAL; encoded by the coding sequence ATGAATTCTAAGAACACCCCCGTATCTGATACCGAAAAGCTGCCCAGCGATGAGCAGCTACGCCGCACCGTAGACCGCGTTCTGGGCCGCTCCCAGGCCGCCGCCTCCGTCACTACTTATGACGCAGCCGGTACCGCGCATCACAGCGATAACTCTTCCAGCACCCACGGCAACAATAGCCGCCGTGTGCTGGATACTCGCGCGCGCGAAATTTCTGACGTTCAGCGTGAGCACTCCGAATATGACGGTGACCAGGAAGATCTCGCTGAGCGCCGCGCACTGCGCCGTATCGCGAACCTCTCCACCGAACTTGAAGACGTCACCGAGGTCGAGTACCGCCAGCTACGCCTGGAGCGCGTGGTGCTGGCTGGTCTGTGGACTGAAGGCACCGTAGAGGACGCAGAGAACTCCCTGCGTGAGCTCGCGGCACTGGCTGAAACCGCAGGTTCCGAGGTTCTGGATGGCCTGGTTCAGCGCCGCCTCAAGCCGGACCCCGGCACCTTCCTCGGCTCAGGTAAGGCGCTGGAACTCAAGGACATTGTGGAGGCGACCGGCGCCGACACCGTCATCGTCGACTCCGAACTGGCTCCCTCGCAGCGTCGTGCCCTCGAAGACATCGTGAAGGTCAAGGTCATTGACCGCACCGCCCTGATTCTCGACATTTTCGCTCAGCACGCTAAGTCCCGCGAGGGTAAGGCGCAGGTTGAGCTGGCTCAGCTGGAGTACATGCTACCGCGTCTGCGTGGTTGGGGTGCGTCCCTGTCCCGTCAGGCGGGTGGCCGTGCCGCAGCCGGTGAGGGTATCGGTTCGCGTGGTCCCGGTGAAACCAAGATTGAGATGGACCGCCGCCGCCTGCGCGCTCGCATGGCGAAGCTTAAGCGTGAGATTGCTGCGATGGCGCCGGCGCGTGAGACGAAGCGCCTGAACCGTCGCCGTAACCGTGTGCCTTCGGTTGCTATTGCCGGGTACACGAACGCGGGTAAGTCCTCCCTGCTGAACCGTCTGACCGATGCCGGCGTGCTCGTGGAGAACGCCCTGTTTGCGACCCTGGACCCGACCGTCCGTAAGGCCCAGACCCCGGACGGTATCGGCTACACCCTCTCTGACACGGTCGGTTTCGTGCGTTCGTTGCCGACCCAGCTGGTGGAGGCGTTCCGCTCCACCCTAGAAGAGGTCGCTGACGCTGACGTCATCCTGCACGTGGTGGATGCTTCGCACCCGGACCCGGAGGGGCAGATTCGTGCTGTCCGCGAGGTTATCGCGGAGGTTGACGCCCGCCATATTCCCGAAATCATTGTGCTGAATAAGGCGGATGCCGCCGATCCGTTCGTGCTGGAGCGTATGCGTCAGCGCGAGCCGGAGCACGTGATTGTTTCGGCGCGCACCGGTGAGGGTATTGAGGAGCTGAAGCAGAAGATCGCGGACACCATTCCGCGCCCCTCCATTGAGGTGAAGCTGCTGATTCCGTACTCGCACGGTGAGATTATTTCGCGCCTGCACGAGTGGGATGCCGAAATTAAGAGCACCGATTTCGTATCGGACGGCACCTTCGTGGTGGCTCTGGTCCGTGAGGATGTCGCCTCCGAACTGTCCGAGTATGTGCTGGAAGGCGACCTGCTGGAGGTTCTGGAAGAGGAACTTGCGGAGGCGCACGCCCTGGCTGAAGCGACCGCTTCTGTTTCCGAGCAGGCCTCTACCGCTGAGGCTCTCTAG
- the lexA gene encoding transcriptional repressor LexA, with translation MATAPRPALTARQQKILDAIRTEIEQKGYPPSMRQIGDMVGLASLSSVTHQLGRLETMGYIRRDPKLPRAIEVLDENGVGIHGSASSSLPELPNFEVGDEDLVPVPLVGRIAAGGPITAEQSVEDVLALPRQLVGSGKLFMLKVKGDSMIDAAICDGDWVVVREQHTADNGDIVAALLDDEATVKVFRQVDGHTWLMPRNSNYEPIMGDRATVMGKVVSVLRSL, from the coding sequence ATGGCAACAGCACCCCGTCCGGCGCTGACCGCGCGCCAGCAGAAGATTCTTGACGCGATCCGCACCGAGATTGAACAAAAGGGTTACCCGCCGTCCATGCGCCAGATTGGTGACATGGTGGGTCTTGCGTCCCTGTCCTCGGTCACTCACCAGCTCGGTCGCCTCGAGACCATGGGCTACATTCGCCGCGACCCCAAGCTCCCCCGCGCTATTGAGGTGTTGGATGAGAACGGCGTCGGCATCCACGGTAGCGCTTCCTCTTCCCTGCCCGAGCTGCCGAACTTCGAAGTCGGCGATGAAGACCTCGTACCCGTTCCCCTGGTTGGACGAATTGCAGCGGGCGGTCCCATTACCGCCGAGCAGTCCGTGGAGGATGTGCTCGCCCTGCCCCGCCAGCTGGTCGGTAGCGGCAAGCTCTTCATGCTCAAGGTCAAGGGCGATTCTATGATTGACGCCGCAATCTGCGACGGCGACTGGGTGGTTGTCCGCGAGCAGCACACCGCAGACAACGGCGATATCGTTGCTGCGCTACTCGACGATGAAGCAACCGTGAAGGTGTTCCGTCAGGTCGACGGCCACACCTGGCTCATGCCGCGCAACTCCAACTACGAGCCGATTATGGGCGACCGCGCAACCGTCATGGGTAAGGTCGTCTCCGTGCTGCGTAGTCTTTAG
- a CDS encoding LysM peptidoglycan-binding domain-containing protein — MTTAAPLASRGTSAHLPAGLVVLHPARTAPARNTAVRTAQGRSRVPASSQSVRSSRAAHAPRPAQVAQPTQAPGVATPVASTPAASIQAPVRSVASGAQAASDAQAPSVKSVLLAKGGELLREVPASIRRLGTPRGFLKGLPLLTLAALIVLGAISFFGPAASASMENASVTRTVVVVKHGETLWDIAQAVDPQGDTRDTVVRIMELNSLTSTSVDAGQRLEIPQPQR; from the coding sequence ATGACTACTGCAGCACCTCTTGCTTCTCGTGGCACTTCTGCACACCTTCCGGCAGGTTTGGTGGTACTTCACCCCGCCCGCACCGCACCCGCCCGCAACACGGCTGTCCGTACCGCGCAGGGGCGTTCTCGTGTGCCTGCGTCTTCGCAGTCTGTTCGCTCTTCTCGTGCGGCTCATGCACCCCGTCCTGCGCAGGTAGCTCAGCCTACCCAAGCTCCCGGCGTTGCTACCCCCGTTGCTTCTACCCCTGCTGCTTCTATTCAGGCGCCGGTTCGCTCTGTAGCTTCTGGTGCGCAGGCTGCTTCTGATGCGCAGGCGCCCAGCGTGAAGAGTGTTCTTCTGGCTAAGGGTGGCGAGCTTCTGCGCGAGGTTCCCGCTTCTATTCGTCGTCTTGGCACCCCGCGCGGTTTCCTGAAGGGGCTGCCTCTGCTGACTTTGGCGGCGCTGATTGTGCTCGGCGCTATTAGCTTCTTTGGCCCGGCGGCTTCTGCTTCCATGGAGAACGCTTCGGTGACTCGAACCGTCGTTGTGGTCAAGCACGGTGAGACCCTGTGGGATATTGCTCAGGCGGTGGATCCGCAGGGTGACACCCGTGATACTGTGGTTCGTATTATGGAGTTGAACTCGTTGACCAGCACCTCTGTTGATGCCGGTCAGCGTCTGGAAATTCCTCAGCCTCAGCGCTAA
- a CDS encoding HisA/HisF-related TIM barrel protein codes for MSAPVLELLPAVDISEGYAVRPVGGTLSGGEQRLDPVEAALTWVKARARWIHLVDLDLAFGRGTNTEVLAEVVAAVRAENARMAGSAPVRIQVSGGVRNAESLERALSLNPDRVNVTSAALADSSWLEDTLARYADSDLLALGLDARYTPERGWVTVARGTDWSGPAVAEALAWLEGAGVRRYIVTDVSKDGSLAGPGAELLDVVLVQTDRPVVASGGVSSLDDLVKLRSMVPSGLEGVVLGKALYVGNFSFEQALEAAGSR; via the coding sequence ATGTCTGCACCCGTTCTTGAACTTCTGCCCGCTGTTGATATTTCTGAAGGCTACGCGGTGCGCCCGGTGGGCGGTACCCTCTCCGGTGGCGAGCAGCGCCTCGACCCGGTTGAGGCGGCTCTGACCTGGGTGAAGGCTCGTGCTCGCTGGATTCACCTGGTGGACCTTGATCTGGCGTTTGGTCGCGGTACGAATACTGAGGTTCTGGCTGAGGTGGTTGCCGCCGTCCGTGCCGAGAACGCCCGGATGGCCGGCTCCGCTCCGGTTCGTATTCAGGTCAGCGGCGGTGTGCGTAATGCTGAGAGTCTGGAACGCGCCCTGAGCCTGAATCCGGACCGCGTGAACGTGACTAGTGCGGCTCTGGCGGATTCTTCCTGGCTTGAAGATACTCTGGCTCGTTATGCCGATTCTGATCTTCTGGCTCTTGGCCTCGATGCCCGTTACACCCCCGAGCGGGGCTGGGTGACGGTGGCTCGCGGTACCGACTGGTCGGGTCCTGCTGTGGCGGAGGCGCTGGCGTGGCTGGAGGGCGCGGGCGTGCGCCGCTATATCGTCACGGATGTGAGTAAGGACGGTTCTCTGGCGGGCCCCGGTGCGGAGCTGCTGGATGTGGTGCTGGTTCAGACTGACCGTCCGGTGGTTGCTTCTGGCGGCGTGTCGTCGCTGGATGATCTTGTGAAGCTGCGTTCTATGGTGCCTTCTGGTTTGGAGGGCGTGGTGCTTGGTAAGGCGCTGTATGTGGGTAACTTTAGTTTTGAGCAGGCTCTTGAGGCCGCTGGCTCCCGCTAA
- the miaA gene encoding tRNA (adenosine(37)-N6)-dimethylallyltransferase MiaA, whose translation MTISETLPVIAIVGPTGTGKSALAIELAQRLNGECINADSMQFYRGMDIGTAKVTAEEMRGVPHHLLDIMDVRDEASVAEFQERSRELIEQIRGRGRYPILVGGSGLYVRAALDKLEFPGTDARVRERLEEQARTEGIGVLHARLAEVDPESAARVKDERRIIRALEVFEVTGRPFSAFMPVREYVTESIQIGLDMDRALLHERLHRRVELMHEQGLLDEIRTLNEQGLQEGKTASRAIGYAQFARALEDLGYSVEQAIEDTTIATRQFARRQLTWFRADPRVHWLDALSPTLADEAEAIIRESTR comes from the coding sequence ATGACTATCTCCGAAACTCTGCCCGTTATCGCTATTGTGGGCCCGACCGGCACCGGGAAGAGCGCGCTCGCCATTGAGCTGGCTCAGCGCCTGAACGGTGAGTGCATTAACGCTGACTCCATGCAGTTCTACCGGGGTATGGATATCGGTACCGCGAAGGTCACTGCGGAGGAGATGCGCGGCGTTCCGCACCACCTGCTGGACATTATGGATGTGCGGGATGAGGCGTCCGTGGCGGAATTCCAGGAGCGTAGCCGTGAGCTGATTGAGCAGATCCGCGGCCGTGGCCGCTACCCGATTCTGGTGGGTGGTTCCGGCCTGTATGTGCGTGCCGCTCTGGATAAGTTGGAGTTCCCCGGCACGGATGCGCGGGTGCGCGAGCGCCTGGAGGAGCAGGCACGTACCGAGGGTATTGGTGTTTTGCATGCCCGCCTGGCGGAGGTAGACCCGGAGTCGGCTGCGCGCGTGAAGGATGAGCGCCGCATTATTCGTGCCCTGGAGGTGTTCGAGGTGACGGGTCGCCCGTTCTCGGCGTTCATGCCGGTGCGCGAGTACGTGACGGAGAGTATTCAGATTGGTCTGGATATGGATCGCGCCCTGCTGCACGAGCGTCTGCACCGCCGCGTGGAGCTGATGCACGAGCAGGGTCTGCTCGATGAGATTCGCACCCTGAACGAGCAGGGACTGCAGGAGGGTAAGACTGCTTCCCGCGCGATTGGTTACGCGCAGTTCGCGCGCGCCCTTGAGGATTTGGGCTACAGCGTGGAGCAGGCGATTGAGGATACGACCATTGCGACCCGCCAGTTTGCGCGCCGGCAGCTGACCTGGTTCCGTGCGGACCCGCGCGTGCACTGGCTGGATGCGCTCTCACCCACCCTTGCAGATGAGGCGGAAGCCATCATCCGCGAAAGCACCCGATAA
- a CDS encoding DUF1844 domain-containing protein: protein MSTENTSFRFTAEEETPVHGHTELTEEQVEAVNEQLRDIADVPAIEIISSAAIHMMSAAAVKCGLAADENADDLKDLDEARKLITALAGLVTAAAPEIGSQHAAPLRDGLRTLQLAFREASPFPDEPGKGPGEKLTGPVY from the coding sequence ATGAGCACTGAAAACACGAGTTTCCGCTTCACCGCGGAAGAAGAAACCCCCGTACACGGCCACACCGAACTCACCGAAGAGCAGGTCGAAGCCGTCAACGAACAGCTGCGCGACATCGCAGACGTACCCGCCATCGAAATCATCAGCTCCGCAGCCATCCACATGATGAGCGCCGCAGCCGTCAAGTGCGGCCTGGCAGCAGACGAAAACGCCGACGACCTCAAGGACCTCGACGAAGCACGCAAGCTCATCACCGCACTTGCCGGCCTCGTCACCGCCGCAGCACCCGAAATCGGCTCCCAGCACGCAGCACCCCTACGCGACGGCCTGCGCACCCTGCAGCTCGCATTCCGCGAAGCATCCCCCTTCCCGGACGAACCCGGCAAGGGCCCCGGCGAAAAGCTCACCGGCCCGGTGTACTAA
- a CDS encoding class I SAM-dependent methyltransferase, with translation MSEQHYFSETPETEFKPRPVQVELAGRKVTVTTANGIFSPSGIDKGTAILLQEAPDPQGTRMLDIGCGWGPITLTLAMLAPQAQVHAVDVNSRSISLTERNAAALGLSNVTVGTPESVDPELRFDTIWSNPPIRVGKEVLHEILLTWLPCLAPGGDAYLVVQKNLGSDSLQKWMDAQLGQLYPGEFEVSRYATSKGFRILQVHRYED, from the coding sequence ATGAGCGAGCAGCATTATTTCTCTGAAACCCCCGAGACCGAATTCAAGCCCCGCCCCGTGCAGGTGGAGCTTGCAGGCCGCAAGGTCACCGTCACCACAGCTAACGGCATTTTCAGCCCCTCCGGCATTGATAAGGGCACCGCTATTTTGCTGCAGGAAGCACCCGACCCGCAGGGTACACGCATGCTCGACATCGGTTGTGGTTGGGGCCCCATCACCCTGACTTTGGCGATGCTCGCCCCGCAGGCGCAGGTGCACGCGGTGGATGTGAACTCCCGCTCCATTAGCCTGACCGAACGCAACGCCGCCGCTCTCGGCCTGTCCAACGTCACCGTGGGAACCCCCGAGTCGGTTGACCCCGAACTGCGTTTTGACACCATCTGGTCGAACCCGCCGATTCGCGTGGGCAAGGAGGTTCTGCACGAGATCCTGCTGACCTGGCTGCCGTGCCTGGCGCCCGGCGGTGACGCCTACCTGGTGGTTCAGAAGAACCTGGGCTCTGATTCTTTGCAGAAGTGGATGGACGCGCAGCTTGGACAGCTGTACCCCGGCGAGTTTGAGGTGTCGCGCTATGCGACCTCGAAGGGCTTCCGTATTCTGCAGGTGCACCGCTACGAGGACTAA